The Humulus lupulus chromosome 3, drHumLupu1.1, whole genome shotgun sequence genome window below encodes:
- the LOC133820931 gene encoding glucan endo-1,3-beta-glucosidase-like translates to MPGRQAFPLLIPQLSLLFLLQLCLLLSPAVSAPIGICYGRVANNLPPTNDVVKLLQSNGVTNVRLFNTDSAVLRSFTGTGIKLMIGVPNEILPFLATSPQSAAMDWLRSNIFNHISADQVRYIAVGNEVFLKDSFYAPHLIPTILNLHQALQTLGFADSIKLSSPQAASVLSKSYPPSSASFDPSLRFAIVPLLQFLTDTGSPFMVNLYPYFSYINSKPEEVSLDYALFRPEPGRTVRDGAYEYSNVYDASIDALVYAMEKEGFGGVTVAVTETGWPTSGGEAANVDNAAVYNGNVVARAMRNAGTPRRPGVGVEVYLFDLFDENGKVGEEFEKHFGIFGLDGVKAYGLDFN, encoded by the exons ATGCCAGGAAGACAAGCATTTCCCCTCTTGATACCCCAACTCTCACTACTATTCCTTCTTCAGCTTTGTTTGCTTCTCTCACCTGCAG TTTCTGCTCCAATCGGAATATGCTACGGCCGCGTGGCCAATAATCTCCCACCAACAAACGACGTCGTCAAACTCCTCCAATCAAATGGCGTAACTAACGTCCGCCTCTTTAACACCGACTCCGCCGTACTCCGATCCTTTACCGGCACCGGAATTAAACTAATGATCGGCGTCCCCAACGAAATCCTCCCCTTCCTCGCAACATCTCCGCAGTCCGCCGCCATGGACTGGCTCCGGTCCAACATCTTCAACCACATTTCCGCCGATCAAGTGCGATACATCGCCGTAGGCAACGAGGTTTTCTTAAAAGACTCCTTCTACGCCCCTCATCTCATCCCCACCATTCTCAATCTCCACCAAGCTCTCCAAACCCTTGGTTTTGCCGATTCCATCAAGCTATCCTCGCCGCAAGCTGCGTCTGTACTCTCCAAATCGTATCCGCCGTCCTCCGCTTCCTTCGACCCCTCCCTCCGTTTCGCCATAGTTCCTCTCCTCCAGTTCCTGACCGATACCGGGTCGCCGTTCATGGTCAATCTCTACCCCTACTTCAGCTATATCAACAGTAAACCGGAGGAGGTTTCGTTGGATTACGCTCTGTTCAGACCTGAACCTGGCCGTACGGTTCGAGACGGTGCGTATGAGTACAGTAATGTGTATGATGCGAGTATCGATGCGTTGGTGTATGCGATGGAGAAGGAAGGGTTTGGAGGAGTGACGGTGGCGGTGACGGAGACCGGGTGGCCGACGAGTGGAGGTGAAGCGGCGAATGTCGATAACGCGGCGGTGTATAATGGGAACGTGGTGGCGCGTGCGATGAGAAACGCCGGAACTCCTAGGAGACCTGGCGTGGGAGTGGAGGTTTACTTGTTTGATCTATTTGACGAGAATGGAAAAGTTGGGGAGGAGTTTGAGAAACATTTTGGGATTTTTGGGCTTGATGGGGTTAAGGCTTATGGGCTGGATTTCAACTGA
- the LOC133822108 gene encoding probable nucleoredoxin 1, which produces MATEDVNGVTHDLSALFSSGERDFLVRNNGDQVNISSLNGKIIGLYFSGSWCGPCRRFTPKLVELYNEIASKGDFEVVFVSSDRDDDSFNDYFSEMPWLAIPFSDPDTIKPLKELFNVRGIPKLVIIDSNGKVSTENGTSVVTEYGVDGYPFSRERIDFLKEQEEEAKRNQTLSSILVSSSRDYLLSKDGNQVPVSELEGKTVGLYFSVSSHEPCVEFTTTLVEVYNKLKEKSEKFEIVLISLNYEEEEFKKGLETIPWLALPFKDKIIEKLVRYFELSTIPTLVIIGPDGKTVSSNVAEIVEDHGIDAYPFTPEKLASLAEIEKAKQESQTLESLLVSGDNDFVIGKNGSKVPVSELVGKNIVLYFSAHWCPPCRGFTPKLIKAYQEIKEKDDAFEVIFISSDSDQSSFDEYFSIMPWLALPYGDSRKKLLNRRFKVEGIPTAIAIGPSGRTVTKEVVEFVIEHGAKAYPFTEEQLKHLEEQEEEVAKGWPEKLKHDLHAEHELKRTRRKGYCCDACDEMGKGWSFYCEECDFDLHPKCALEKVKEEGQNGVDVQNGKAGIVCEGDVCRRV; this is translated from the exons ATGGCTACCGAAGATGTTAATGGCGTTACTCACGACTTATCGGCTCTTTTTTCCTCTGGTGAGAGGGACTTTCTCGTCCGCAACAATGGTGACCAG gttAACATTAGTAGCTTGAATGGGAAGATTATTGGATTGTATTTTTCTGGATCATGGTGTGGTCCGTGCCGCCGTTTTACCCCCAAATTAGTAGAACTCTACAACGAGATTGCTTCGAAAGGAGACTTTGAAGTGGTGTTTGTGTCTTCTGATCGagatgatgattcattcaatgacTACTTCTCTGAAATGCCATGGCTTGCCATCCCCTTTTCTGATCCTGACACCATAAAACCCTTGAAGGAGTTGTTTAATGTCAGGGGGATTCCTAAGCTTGTCATTATTGACTCAAATGGGAAGGTTTCCACGGAGAATGGGACCTCGGTTGTGACGGAATATGGTGTTGATGGCTATCCCTTCTCTCGTGAAAGAATTGATTTCTTGaaagagcaagaagaagaagctAAGAGAAACCAAACCTTGAGTTCTATTCTGGTTTCTAGCTCCCGGGATTATCTGCTTTCGAAAGATGGGAATCAG GTTCCTGTCTCTGAGCTTGAAGGTAAAACGGTTGGTCTCTACTTTTCAGTGAGTTCTCATGAACCATGTGTTGAATTTACTACTACACTTGTCGAGGTTTACAATAAGCTCAAGGAGAAAAGCGAGAAGTTTGAAATTGTCTTGATATCTTTGAACTATGAAGAGGAAGAGTTCAAGAAAGGATTGGAAACAATTCCATGGTTGGCCTTGCCATTTAAGGATAAGATCATTGAAAAACTTGTGCGTTACTTTGAACTTTCAACCATTCCTACGCTAGTTATAATAGGTCCGGATGGGAAGACTGTGAGTTCCAATGTTGCTGAAATAGTTGAAGATCATGGCATTGATGCCTACCCTTTTACACCAGAGAAGCTTGCTTCGCTTGCTGAGATTGAGAAAGCAAAACAGGAATCACAAACACTGGAGTCGTTGTTGGTTTCTGGAGATAATGATTTTGTAATTGGCAAAAATGGTTCTAAG GTGCCAGTTTCTGAACTAGTTGGAAAGAACATTGTTCTCTATTTCTCTGCTCACTGGTGTCCACCATGCCGTGGATTCACGCCTAAGCTTATCAAGGCATATCAGGAAATCAAAGAGAAAGATGATGCGTTTGAAGTAATCTTCATCTCAAGTGACTCTGACCAGTCCTCCTTCGATGAATACTTCTCCATCATGCCTTGGCTAGCCCTTCCATACGGAGATTCAAGGAAGAAACTTCTGAACCGGAGATTTAAAGTTGAAGGCATTCCAACAGCCATAGCCATTGGCCCTTCTGGTCGAACTGTGACAAAGGAAGTTGTAGAATTCGTAATCGAACATGGGGCTAAAGCTTATCCATTTACTGAAGAGCAGTTGAAGCATTTGGAGGAACAGGAAGAAGAAGTGGCAAAGGGGTGGCCTGAGAAATTGAAACATGACCTTCATGCTGAACATGAGCTTAAGCGGACTCGTCGCAAAGGATATTGCTGCGATGCTTGTGATGAAATGGGAAAGGGATGGTCTTTCTACTGTGAGGAATGTGACTTTGATCTCCATCCAAAATGTGCTTTGGAGAAGGTAAAAGAAGAGGGTCAAAATGGTGTTGATGTTCAGAATGGAAAGGCGGGGATTGTATGTGAAGGTGATGTGTGCCGCAGGGTTTGA
- the LOC133822107 gene encoding uncharacterized protein LOC133822107: MATMQPQVQQVPQPQQQQQQPVLVYPVTNQPTHESTHHSSGSFGTVFIVLAVIVVISAIACCLGRLCNRKAHSHSHTQKPSKSQKSRPKGGEPDPRNRSFRPKEGDIEFGNPHFQSKQGDIEFGKSSFGPKEGFVETFGNRSFRSKDGDRDTEFGNPHFQPKHGDPEFGKNSYGPGPGPGPRPGSREGYVETFGNRSSRPKDGDFEFGFDKRTPSHGKPNGNRDSGRGHKPYEHGDKKHHGHGDGGHMDP; the protein is encoded by the coding sequence ATGGCCACTATGCAACCCCAAGTACAGCAAGTTCCTCAGCctcaacaacagcagcaacaacccGTTTTGGTTTATCCAGTCACAAATCAGCCGACGCATGAGTCCACCCACCATTCAAGTGGGTCATTTGGGACAGTCTTCATTGTCTTGGCCGTGATTGTGGTCATATCAGCTATTGCTTGCTGTCTTGGCAGGCTTTGCAATCGTAAAGCCCATAGTCATAGCCATACCCAAAAGCCCAGTAAGTCTCAAAAATCTCGACCCAAAGGAGGCGAGCCTGATCCCCGAAATCGGAGCTTTCGGCCCAAAGAAGGAGACATAGAGTTCGGGAATCCACATTTTCAGTCCAAACAAGGTGATATTGAGTTTGGTAAAAGTAGCTTTGGGCCCAAAGAAGGGTTCGTTGAAACGTTCGGAAACCGTAGCTTTCGGTCCAAAGATGGGGACAGAGATACCGAGTTTGGGAATCCACATTTTCAGCCCAAACATGGAGATCCTGAGTTTGGTAAGAATAGCTATGGGCCTGGTCCTGGGCCTGGGCCTAGGCCAGGGTCCAGAGAAGGCTATGTTGAAACGTTCGGGAACCGTAGCTCCCGGCCCAAAGATGGGGATTTCGAGTTTGGGTTCGATAAGAGAACTCCGAGCCATGGAAAACCAAATGGGAACAGAGACAGTGGCAGAGGCCACAAGCCGTACGAACATGGGGATAAGAAGCACCATGGCCATGGTGATGGAGGGCATATGgacccataa
- the LOC133822106 gene encoding proline-rich receptor-like protein kinase PERK12 translates to MSGLNDILPPVNPNSPPPSDTSSSSPPPESSTSSPPATTTEDTQSPPLPSPTTPSEASPPPPEVVSSPPPSSISDSPPPSPPPSAPSPPSDSGSSSPPPSDPPPSSTTPSPPSPALTPVVNPPPSNPTVSPSPPPPQNHSKNPPPSPISETPPSPPSPSRDSSTPPGSEQKSPPPPEVSGSPPTSTPVSPPVDTTVPTPSSPNNVFTPPTVPSSNAPPTPTLSNNDHNNGGQSPTSGSKTGSSSSSSSASSSGTSKSSSQSNGNHGTVVGVAVAGVVLVTLIALLFLSSRRKRRRKDQLYASQHYMPAGPLSVKSEGYYGGQVQQQQQQQQHSNFVNNHSGPADSFYGSQGPNSYISNSHGSQRGNAASHGGGLEIGGPNPYFSYEDLMEITNSFSRQNVLGEGGFGCVYKGWLPDGRIVAVKELKAGSGQGEREFKAEVEIISRVHHRHLVSLVGYCIDEDHRLLVYEFVPNQTLEHHLHAPGLPVLDWAKRLRVALGAAKGLAYLHEDCHPKIIHRDIKSANILIDDAFEAQVADFGLAKPSNDTHTHVSTRVMGTFGYMAPEYASSGKLTDKSDVFSFGVVLLELITGRKPVDPTQPLGDESLVEWARPLLIEALQTGDLSELVDPRLENHYVESEMIRMVEAAAACVRHSAPKRPRMAQVARALDCEGEMSDLSNGVKYGQSTIYESGQYNQDIMRFRKMALGGDSSEYDTYSGEFNSKEVSGQQKSTWRDGCSSGESETRAFTIRNNNINNGGEQRYGGPQSNFGNRQF, encoded by the exons ATGTCGGGTTTGAATGACATTCTTCCTCCTGTAAATCCTAACTCGCCGCCTCCTTCCGATACTTCTTCTTCATCACCTCCGCCGGAATCCTCCACGTCATCACCGCCGGCCACCACAACCGAAGACACCCAAAGTCCTCCACTTCCATCACCCACTACTCCCTCTGAAGCCTCTCCCCCTCCACCTGAAGTAGTTTCGTCACCACCGCCGTCGTCTATTTCTGATTCTCCGCCACCTTCGCCGCCGCCGTCTGCACCCTCACCTCCATCGGATTCGGGTTCGAGCTCTCCTCCGCCTTCTGACCCGCCACCTTCAAGCACAACCCCATCACCACCTTCGCCGGCGTTGACGCCTGTTGTAAATCCGCCTCCATCGAATCCGACTGTCTCACCTTCTCCGCCTCCTCCTCAAAACCACTCAAAAAACCCACCACCATCGCCAATCTCGGAAACCCCACCTTCTCCTCCGTCACCGTCGAGGGATTCGTCTACTCCTCCTGGTTCCGAGCAGAAATCTCCGCCACCTCCGGAGGTGTCTGGATCCCCTCCTACCTCTACCCCTGTTTCACCACCCGTCGACACCACAGTCCCGACCCCAAGTTCACCAAATAATGTATTCACCCCACCAACGGTTCCCAGCTCAAATGCTCCACCAACTCCCACTTTGTCGAATAATGATCATAACAATGGTGGACAAAGTCCCACATCTGGTTCAAAAACagggtcttcttcttcttcttcgtctgCCTCGTCTTCTGGAACCTCAAAATCATCATCACAATCAAATGGAAATCATGGAACTGTTGTGGGGGTAGCCGTAGCTGGAGTCGTCCTCGTTACCTTAATAGCCCTCCTCTTCCTCAGCTCAAGGAGAAAAAGAAGACGAAAAGATCAGCTTTATGCTTCCCAACATTACATGCCCGCAGGTCCTCTTTCTGTAAAATCAG AAGGATATTATGGGGGTCAagtacaacaacaacaacaacaacaacaacacagTAATTTCGTCAACAACCACTCTGGGCCAGCGGACAGCTTCTATGGCTCACAAGGCCCCAATTCATACATTTCCAATAGCCATGGGAGTCAGAGAGGCAATGCAGCAAGCCATGGTGGGGGTTTGGAGATAGGTGGTCCTAATCCATATTTCAGCTACGAAGATTTGATGGAGATAACAAATTCATTTTCGCGTCAAAATGTGCTTGGTGAAGGTGGGTTTGGGTGTGTTTACAAGGGCTGGTTGCCTGATGGGAGAATAGTGGCTGTGAAGGAGCTCAAGGCTGGTAGTGGACAAGGGGAAAGGGAGTTCAAGGCCGAAGTTGAGATCATCAGCAGAGTTCACCATCGTCATTTGGTGTCTTTAGTGGGATACTGCATAGATGAGGATCACAGATTGCTCGTCTATGAATTTGTTCCTAATCAAACTCTAGAGCATCATTTGCATG CTCCTGGACTGCCGGTATTGGATTGGGCCAAAAGACTGAGGGTTGCTTTGGGGGCTGCGAAGGGTTTGGCATATTTACATGAAGATT GCCATCCAAAAATTATCCATAGAGATATAAAGTCTGCTAACATCTTAATTGATGATGCTTTTGAGGCACAG GTTGCTGACTTTGGCCTAGCCAAGCCATCAAACGACACTCACACCCATGTATCCACACGAGTTATGGGGACATTTGG GTACATGGCACCAGAGTATGCATCAAGTGGAAAATTAACAGATAAGTCAGATGTGTTCTCATTTGGAGTGGTGCTTTTAGAGCTTATAACTGGGCGTAAACCTGTTGACCCTACTCAACCCCTCGGGGATGAGAGTTTGGTGGAATGG GCTCGTCCACTGCTCATCGAAGCCCTTCAAACTGGTGACTTGAGTGAATTAGTGGATCCACGGCTTGAAAATCACTATGTTGAGAGCGAAATGATCAGAATGGTAGAGGCAGCCGCTGCCTGTGTTCGCCATTCTGCCCCAAAACGACCTCGTATGGCACAG GTGGCGAGAGCATTGGACTGCGAAGGAGAAATGTCTGATCTGTCCAATGGAGTAAAGTATGGACAGAGCACTATATACGAGTCTGGGCAATACAACCAAGACATTATGAGGTTTAGAAAAATGGCACTAGGCGGAGACAGTTCGGAATATGACACATACAGTGGAGAGTTCAACTCTAAAGAGGTTTCTGGTCAACAAAAGTCAACATGGAGAGATGGTTGTTCCAGTGGAGAGTCTGAAACTCGAGCCTTTACAATACGTAATAATAATATCAATAATGGTGGTGAACAAAGATACGGCGGCCCACAATCCAACTTTGGCAACCGTCAGTTCTAA
- the LOC133823643 gene encoding uncharacterized protein LOC133823643, translated as MDSLGARWDELQIGDENERGLAFDGFVDNDDDIDTRWCLVGRLLYERSTDYDSFRNVMASLWRPVKGMFVKELEQNRYLFQFFHELDVKRVMAGSPWTFNRTPLILERLSLGGNPRTVELNMLEIWVQVYDLKPGFMSDRVLKACGAYMGQFVESCPKNYTGIWREYLRVRVRINVELPLKRRMKVFTSQTDFFWANFKYERLPTFCFICGILGHSENFCHKMFDEGDENMARPYGLFMRAPERRGQKQIGARWLRDNMARPLDQPLDRNIPVSIERHTGSLRREGAALGSRDSVNHEVN; from the coding sequence ATGGATTCTCTCGGGGCAAGGTGGGATGAGTTGCAGATTGGTGATGAGAATGAGAGGGGCTTAGCTTTTGATGGTTTCGTGGACAATGATGATGATATTGATACGAGATGGTGTTTGGTGGGAAGATTGTTGTATGAACGCTCAACGGATTATGACTCTTTCAGAAACGTTATGGCGTCTCTCTGGCGCCCGGTGAAAGGTATGTTTGTCAAGGAGCTCGAGCAAAACAGATATCTCTTCCAGTTTTTCCATGAGCTGGATGTTAAGAGGGTGATGGCAGGCTCGCCGTGGACTTTCAATAGAACGCCGCTGATATTGGAGAGGCTGAGTTTGGGGGGAAACCCCCGCACGGTTGAACTCAATATGCTTGAAATATGGGTGCAGGTCTATGATCTTAAGCCGGGGTTTATGTCGGATCGGGTACTCAAGGCGTGTGGAGCTTATATGGGGCAATTTGTAGAATCTTGTCCAAAAAACTATACGGGTATATGGCGTGAGTATCTTCGAGTTCGGGTCCGGATTAATGTTGAGTTACCATTGAAGCGCCGTATGAAGGTTTTCACGTCCCAAACTGATTTTTTCTGGGCCAACTTTAAGTATGAACGTCTACCCACGTTTTGCTTCATTTGCGGCATATTGGGGCACTCGGAGAATTTCTGTCACAAGATGTTTGATGAAGGCGATGAGAATATGGCTAGACCGTATGGGCTGTTCATGCGAGCTCCGGAACGTAGGGGTCAAAAACAGATCGGTGCTCGATGGTTACGGGACAACATGGCCCGTCCTCTTGATCAACCATTGGATCGGAATATTCCGGTCAGTATAGAGCGCCATACCGGGAGTCTGCGGAGAGAAGGGGCTGCTCTGGGATCACGTGATTCCGTTAATCATGAAGTAAATTAG